One genomic window of Leptospira johnsonii includes the following:
- the metH gene encoding methionine synthase, with amino-acid sequence MKHKFPTYTNPKAQELLKLLEERILVLDGAMGTMIQRYGLGEEDFRDERLKDHPSALKGNNDLLVITKPEVIEEIHYKFLEAGANILETNTFSSNRISQADYNAEAYVDELNRKAVKVARAAMEKFSKTHPDQPLFLAGSIGPTTRTASLSPDVNNPAFRAVTFDELVETFYEQVRALVEEGVDILLSETNIDTLNLKAIIVAIENVFKDLNVRIPVSLSVTITDASGRTLSGQTIEAFYNSIYHANPLSVGINCALGAGEMRPYIEELSRISGCYISCYPNAGLPNAFGGYDQTPEEFGAFLDDFSSQGWLNIAGGCCGTTPAHIKEGAKAVQGKKPRLIPEIEGKTRLSGLEPLNIDENTGFVLIGERTNVTGSPKFKKLILEGNFEEAVSVALQQVEAGANIIDINFDEALLDGEASMKEFLNLIAVEPDIAKVPFMVDSSKWSVLETGLKCIQGKPIVNSISLKEGEEKFLQQAKTIKMYGASVIVMAFDEQGQAATKDEKVRICKRAYDLLVEKAGLSPFDIIFDPNILTVGTGIDEHNNYAVDFIEAIKEIKAICPGAKISGGLSNISFSFRGNNPVREAMHSAFLFHAIKAGMDMAIVNAGMLAVYEEIPKDLLERVEDVLLNRRSDSTERLIEFAESFKSGEKAEKKEEAWREGTVEQRLEYSLVKGIVEYIDQDTEEARLKYDQPLHVIEGPLMDGMRVVGDLFGSGKMFLPQVVKSARVMKKSVAYLLPYMEEENRKQAQSSAKQKFLIATVKGDVHDIGKNIVAVVLACNNYEVIDLGVMVPCERILEEAKKQNVDIIGLSGLITPSLDEMVHVASEMKRTGFDIPLLIGGATTSSAHTAVKISEKYDQPVVHVLDASRVVNVVGKLLNPSLKPDYIKQIKEDQKIQREIYFNTRSERKLVSIEDARENRYITDWNVTKVVKPNFVGVRAFNNEITLEELVPYIDWSPFFQAWELKGRYPSILESETYGKQAKELFKDAQKLLEDIVSNKRYTTRGVIGVFPANSVGDDIEVYEDETRAKVKTVFHTLRQQISKEEKDEPNYCLADYIAPKESGIADYIGGFAVTAGHGVEAFASIFDSRLDDYNSIMAKALGDRFAEAFAEYMHLKIRKEIWGYVADENLSTEELIRERYQGIRPAAGYPASPDHTEKRTLFDLLEVEKNTGITLTEHFAMMPASSVSGLYFAHPDSKYFAVAKINKDQVQDYANRKGMTVSEVEKWLSPNLAYDPLEAVSRV; translated from the coding sequence ATGAAACATAAATTTCCCACATACACAAACCCCAAAGCACAAGAACTCTTAAAATTATTAGAAGAAAGGATCCTGGTTCTTGACGGGGCAATGGGGACCATGATCCAAAGATACGGTCTGGGAGAAGAAGACTTCCGAGATGAACGACTTAAGGATCATCCTTCCGCATTAAAGGGAAATAACGACCTTCTCGTGATAACTAAGCCAGAAGTGATCGAAGAAATACATTATAAATTTTTGGAAGCCGGAGCGAACATCTTAGAAACAAATACATTCAGCTCCAATCGAATTTCCCAAGCGGATTATAATGCGGAAGCTTATGTAGACGAACTGAATCGAAAAGCTGTTAAGGTCGCTCGTGCTGCAATGGAGAAGTTCTCCAAAACTCATCCTGATCAACCGTTGTTCCTTGCCGGATCCATTGGGCCTACGACTAGGACTGCTTCTCTTTCTCCGGATGTAAATAATCCTGCCTTCCGTGCAGTGACCTTCGACGAATTAGTAGAAACGTTTTACGAACAGGTAAGAGCATTGGTGGAAGAAGGAGTTGATATTCTTCTTTCTGAAACAAATATCGATACTTTGAATTTAAAGGCGATCATTGTCGCTATCGAGAACGTATTCAAAGATTTGAATGTACGAATTCCAGTATCCCTTTCCGTTACAATCACTGACGCGTCCGGAAGGACATTGTCAGGGCAGACGATTGAGGCATTCTACAATTCCATCTATCATGCAAATCCTCTTTCTGTTGGGATCAACTGTGCTTTGGGCGCAGGAGAAATGAGGCCCTATATAGAGGAATTATCCAGGATCTCAGGCTGTTATATCAGTTGTTATCCGAATGCAGGGTTGCCTAACGCGTTTGGTGGATATGACCAAACTCCGGAAGAATTCGGAGCATTTTTGGATGATTTTTCCAGCCAAGGTTGGTTGAATATTGCGGGAGGATGTTGTGGAACGACTCCTGCTCATATTAAAGAAGGGGCCAAGGCAGTCCAAGGCAAAAAGCCTAGACTTATACCGGAGATAGAAGGAAAGACCAGATTATCCGGATTAGAACCTTTGAATATAGATGAAAATACAGGTTTTGTCTTAATAGGGGAAAGAACGAACGTAACCGGTTCTCCTAAATTCAAAAAGCTGATCTTAGAAGGAAACTTTGAAGAAGCAGTGTCGGTTGCTTTACAACAGGTAGAAGCAGGCGCTAATATCATCGATATCAATTTTGACGAAGCTCTTTTGGATGGAGAGGCCTCCATGAAAGAATTCTTAAACTTGATCGCAGTGGAGCCAGATATTGCAAAGGTTCCTTTCATGGTCGACAGTTCTAAATGGTCTGTTCTGGAAACTGGATTAAAATGTATCCAAGGAAAACCGATCGTAAACTCCATCTCCTTAAAAGAAGGAGAAGAGAAGTTTTTGCAACAGGCAAAAACGATCAAGATGTACGGTGCTTCCGTAATCGTAATGGCTTTTGATGAACAAGGCCAGGCGGCTACTAAGGATGAGAAGGTTCGCATTTGTAAAAGAGCTTATGATCTATTAGTGGAGAAGGCAGGCTTATCTCCTTTCGATATCATCTTCGATCCGAACATCCTAACAGTCGGAACAGGAATAGATGAACATAATAACTATGCTGTCGACTTTATAGAAGCGATCAAAGAGATTAAAGCTATTTGCCCAGGAGCAAAGATCAGTGGAGGTTTAAGTAATATTTCCTTCTCTTTCCGTGGAAATAACCCAGTAAGAGAGGCGATGCACTCCGCATTCTTATTTCATGCAATCAAAGCCGGCATGGATATGGCGATCGTAAATGCAGGAATGCTTGCGGTTTATGAAGAAATTCCTAAGGACCTTTTGGAAAGAGTAGAAGATGTTCTCTTAAATAGAAGATCCGACTCGACCGAAAGATTGATCGAATTTGCAGAATCCTTTAAGTCAGGCGAGAAGGCCGAAAAAAAAGAAGAAGCCTGGAGAGAAGGAACGGTAGAGCAACGATTAGAATATTCTTTAGTAAAAGGGATCGTAGAATACATCGACCAAGATACGGAAGAAGCAAGGCTTAAATACGACCAACCGTTGCACGTCATCGAAGGCCCTCTGATGGATGGAATGAGAGTCGTGGGCGATCTGTTTGGATCTGGAAAAATGTTCCTTCCTCAGGTTGTAAAAAGCGCTAGGGTGATGAAAAAATCCGTAGCCTACCTTCTACCTTATATGGAAGAAGAGAATCGCAAGCAAGCTCAGTCTTCTGCAAAACAAAAGTTCCTGATTGCTACAGTGAAAGGAGATGTTCACGATATCGGTAAGAACATCGTGGCGGTTGTACTCGCATGTAATAACTACGAAGTGATAGACCTGGGAGTCATGGTTCCTTGCGAGAGGATCTTGGAAGAAGCAAAAAAGCAGAACGTAGACATCATCGGTTTGTCCGGACTCATTACTCCTTCTCTCGATGAAATGGTTCACGTTGCTTCTGAAATGAAAAGGACAGGTTTCGATATTCCTCTATTGATCGGAGGAGCAACTACAAGTTCTGCCCATACTGCCGTAAAAATTTCGGAAAAGTACGATCAACCTGTGGTCCATGTTTTGGATGCGTCTAGAGTAGTAAACGTTGTCGGAAAACTTTTGAACCCTTCTCTAAAACCAGATTATATAAAACAGATTAAAGAAGATCAGAAGATCCAAAGGGAAATTTATTTCAATACTAGAAGCGAACGTAAACTTGTTTCTATTGAGGATGCTAGAGAGAATAGATACATTACCGATTGGAATGTGACTAAGGTAGTAAAACCGAATTTTGTAGGAGTCCGGGCTTTTAATAATGAGATCACGTTGGAGGAGTTGGTTCCGTACATCGATTGGTCTCCCTTCTTCCAAGCTTGGGAGTTGAAAGGACGTTATCCTTCCATTCTGGAAAGTGAAACATATGGTAAACAAGCCAAAGAATTATTCAAAGATGCCCAGAAATTATTAGAAGATATCGTTTCCAATAAAAGATATACAACCCGAGGAGTGATCGGTGTCTTCCCTGCGAATAGTGTGGGCGACGATATAGAAGTTTACGAAGACGAGACCAGAGCAAAAGTTAAGACTGTTTTCCATACCCTTCGCCAACAGATAAGCAAAGAAGAAAAGGACGAGCCTAACTATTGTTTGGCGGACTATATAGCTCCTAAAGAAAGTGGAATTGCGGATTATATCGGAGGTTTTGCTGTTACTGCAGGACACGGAGTAGAAGCGTTTGCTTCCATATTCGATTCTCGTTTGGATGATTATAATTCCATCATGGCAAAAGCTTTAGGTGATCGTTTTGCGGAGGCCTTTGCAGAATACATGCACTTGAAGATCCGAAAGGAGATCTGGGGTTATGTGGCCGATGAAAATCTCTCCACCGAAGAGTTGATCCGCGAACGTTACCAGGGAATTCGTCCCGCAGCAGGTTATCCTGCAAGTCCGGACCATACTGAAAAGAGAACCTTATTCGATCTATTGGAAGTGGAGAAAAATACGGGGATCACTCTTACGGAACATTTTGCGATGATGCCTGCAAGTTCCGTGAGCGGTTTGTATTTTGCTCATCCGGACTCTAAGTATTTCGCGGTGGCGAAGATCAATAAGGACCAGGTCCAGGATTATGCCAACCGGAAGGGAATGACCGTTTCGGAAGTGGAAAAATGGCTTTCTCCAAATTTGGCTTATGACCCCCTTGAGGCGGTTTCGAGAGTCTAA